The following DNA comes from Cucumis sativus cultivar 9930 chromosome 7, Cucumber_9930_V3, whole genome shotgun sequence.
TCTCTCTAATGTGAGTGCATCTTAAAACTCTATCGAATACCActatttatatgaaatttggcaaACATAAGATAGGTTTACATGGCCACTAAGTGTCTATTGTTTGCGTGACACATAAATTAAGTAGTCTTATTTGGACACAAAATACCTAAAATAACAACACACATGACTTGATTAGCTAATgcatatctatatatttatctaaatatttataaatgatattaaattcgaattttaaaatgtaattaactCAAATTTCACCCGTTTGGTTGGTCGAGTTTTCTTTGAAAACTCAGAAAACTCTCACTTTTTCGCACAATGTTagatttcttttacttttttttgaTATCTTCGACTTTTTGAATCCAAACTAGGGTTGAAGCCAATTGATATTTCATATTGTAGACAATGTTGCTATTTTACATTAGTGatacttttttcaaaagaaaaaaaaaattgactgGGTGGatcatttaattgtttttaataaaatataattaatatttaaatagaagtaatagtttataaaaattaaagtgtttTGAATAGTGTTACGTTTTAGtagatataaattaattaaaaatagtttgagCAATGCTTTGCTTTACCATTACTAATGGTAAATTAGTGAATGAGTTACATAATGTGTaaggtttttaattaattatcttattgATTAAGATACTATTTTATATTGTCTAGAGCAAACTCTCACATACTCTCCTCTTTTTTACTCAAGAAAACAAtgataaatcatttttaaaaaaaccagtGTGACTTGACACATTCACGTTGGGTGCAGTTTGGGTGCAGTAACTAAGTTTTTCCAAACATTTATTATCACATATGACCTTATATAACACATTTACAACATGGATACATCTTATGgtagttttaatttagaatataatGGGACAGTTTATGGTCAAAGTCTTGTAATACAGTTCAagcttaaatattttactatgcTATTTTAGAcagatgaaattaaaatatatttattgtagtAGATAACacattaaaaggaaaatagcTAATGctatatttgatttgtttcCAGCTACTTTTAGAACAAGTgcattcaataataattttttttttcaaactactTATATTTTATGGTAAAAAAGCACTTGAGGACATAAAtacttgttttcttatttttataataagcCGAATGAGAGAATCAATCTATTAACTATGATGAGttgaaacatatattttagGTGAATTGATTGATTATGTTGATCAATAAGATTATAAGTTCTCAATTCTTATTGATTAATAAGGTTAATTAGTTCTGGATTCAAACcttttaattagtttgtaCCTAACAAAAATATGGgcaatttaaaaatcaactaaaaacAACGTAGAGTTAGCTTCACatcaaacaataaatttttatgaaattctgatgaactaaagaaagaaaacataacaaaTGCATAGATTCATACTAGTCCACTTAAggcaaattaaaataactaaacttCACACTCTAACAACGTTTTGAGTAGAAATAAAACGAGATTAAAATAACTTCAAGGATTAGTAAGACCAGAACCACCGCCAATACCAACTCCACCACCAGCTCCGCTTCCGAGTCCACCGGCAGCTCCACCTCCCGGGCCTCCAAGTCCACCGATTCCAGTAGCGCCACCGAGGCCACCGCCGAGACCACCGGGCCCAGTTCCTCCAATGACACCTCCCATCCCACCAAAGGGGAGGCCATTGCTGCCAATGCCAGAGTAGCCACCGAGGCCACCGTAAGTGAGGAAGTTCTTTTGGTCGTCGAAGGTGGTGCCCGGCGTAATAGGTCTAGCTAGGGCATGAGTGGCTACAAGAGCGAGGAGCAAAGCAATGAACAATTTggccattttcttcttcttaattcttCGTCTAGGAGACGTACAGTTGTGTGTTTTGTGTGTGTTGTTGACCAATGGACGTGTGAGCATAGGGTTTTAAAGGGGAAAGAGAGTTGAGGGACAGTTGAGAGAAGTAAATGTGAGGTTAAATGCTGAGCCAATGGTGAGTGCCTGACTCTGAGTTTAAATGCTGgggtttggtttttggttgctttcaatttcattggttcttaaaaaatgttgtttcataatttcataccattttattttttaaaatttatgcttcattttttctcaattttattttatcatagtttcattatttattagaatattatttttagttaaacttcaaataaataaatatatatttataatctcATTTAGCAgtcatttgattttgattttgattttgatttcaattttgaaaatagtcctgtacatttaaaaattcattgtTTTGAAACTCTTTGTTCCAAAGTTTTAAagtttcttctctctcttttaagttattctCTCCAATCTTTTGTAtctctaaaattatattttttttcaaaaattaaatttcctacccatttatttttttctcgctacctctttaacttttttagtCTTCAatgtagtttttcttttttttggtaatctgattattataaaagtatctttgaaaaacaaaagtaggtaataaaaaatatgaaatttgttttcaatataaattatttacaaatataaaaaactttaCCGCACATTATCTCTAGTAGCGtagatctaaaattttgctatattttatatctaaaaatGTCCgtccttttaatttcatgttaATGTTGTTGTAATTTCGTAGAAAAGAAGTTGTAAGTTGAGAAGCCTTGTCAACACACCTACTACAATTTGGTGCTAATTCACCTTCTATCTTTCCCGTTAAAACGACCTTGTCAACACGCCTActacaaaatagaaattaggTATGAAAGTAGGCTGAGTCATGGATCTCACTCTCTTTAAAACGTTTTGTGGTTTTGCTTATTTGTGTTGCCTCGTTGTCGCCAGAATAAACATTTGTGTTCTTCAATTAGTTTTGCACTGAAACTAATCGAAATCTCAAGACTCAAGTAAACACTTCTTACACTGCtcgaaaaactaaaaaaaaatcactttaaagAGAGTGTTTGCTTATAAAATTCTCGCGGGCCAAATGAAAGAGTGAATAGAGTTTATATAGTGTGAGGAAATCAATAGTGAcgttgaaaattaattttgaaacgtCTGTAATTATGGAGAGATTATATTGGATTTTAAATACACAAAATGGTAATAAAACGTTTGATTCTTTAATTATGTCATAAACATCATGACATTTATTATATCTCATCTAGCTTGACCATCTCAATCGTCTAGAATATCAGCATATGATAAGGTATTCTAACATCTAGCATAGCTATCACATGGCTAGCATTACCGTGTAGTCACATAATCAATATcacataatttataaaatttgataactcTATCACTTAGAACTCTTATTGCATATCATAGCAAATCGCGTAGTATTACTGTGTaaagaaattttcattcaacatTTAAGCCTAATCCATATCTATTTACTCATTAATATGAGATTTAAAATTCTTATGTCCGatttggtaaccattttgtttttactttttaaattcagTTATAGATACTACTTCCACCCTCAACTTTTTTCCCTATTGTTATCTgtatcaataatttaaaaaccaaaagccaaaaagtaaaacttaaaaaaaaaaagtttaaataattgattttgttttaaaaatttgactaagaattcAAACGTTTTGCACATTCATAGGTATTcaaaaggaaacaaatttaactctcaaaatcaaaacaatcatATGGTTCTAGACCAGACTTTAACCTTTTCATTGggataaataatttaattaataagtatgctatttttagtttaaaattcgATAAATCTCATGATCATTTAAAGGCTATTAAACTCAAATATCTGAATTGtcatttgcaaaaatagttttgttttgtggAATAACACAAAACTACAAAAGGAGGAAAAACACGTTATCATTAATAACTCTTGAAAGGATATAATATAACTCCAAAGTGATAATTGATCCAATGAATACACACAATATTAATGGATAATCAATAGttatacaaataattgaaacaaatatatatctcTAAAAATGGTGGACCTGAAAAGTTATAGTTAATAATTCtcatattgatataatttaaccaCCGTCAGATCTTATATTAAATCATAAGTCATTTAATAGTCGACATTTATGTAGtaataatgttaaaaaaatagtgCTATTAGATAATATTGGTATGAATACTACTAAACAATAAATTCgaattaatttttagtatgTTTCACAAGCAAGAGGCTCACATATATTAACTAATAATTGAAATTGCGAAAAGGGttgtttataaaatgaaatgaatttaaaatatttacataaattaaactttttgtaTTAGTCACTAATGAAACAatgttatataaataaagtgatTGAGTACAATATTGACAATTGTCACTTAACATTAAGGCAACAAACTCAACTAATTACAAAACTAactattctaaaatattaatggtATCATCATCCATaacaatgaaacaaaagaagagcTAAGTAATGgttttgtaaaaatgtcaaTGAGCCGAAGCTGAGAACGAATGGACATGAGTTTGATATCTCCAAAAACCACAACTTGTCAAGAATGAAATGACAATCTAATTCGATATATTTTGTTCTCTAGTGAAACATAGGATTGCTAGCAATGTAGAcaacaatttcaacaattGAGCAATCCAAGTAAGTTCGCTTGTTGTGACAACAAGAAATCTATGTTTGGCTTCAACAAAAGATCTTAAGACTGTGGACTGCTTTTTAATTAGCTTTCTACGAGACTAAGGCTTTACTAAGAAATATGCATAAACTAGTGGTTGAATTTCGAGAATCAACACATGATGCCCAATCAACATCAACATATGCCCGATATTGAAATGAAGAAGCGGTTGCCAGAAAAATAGCTCTACCAAGACAAACTTTCAAATATCTCAACAAACTATGGGTAACATCAAGGTGAAGTGCTTGCAAGGCGAATGCTACAAATTGTCTCAGTTTGTGAACTGCAAATGTTATGTCAAGTGTGATACAGTGAAATATAAGAGACGACCAATAAGTGTACAATAAACAGATGGATCTTTGAGCAATTCACCATTAAGAGTAAACAACTTAACATTTGGATCAATAGGTAAAGGTGTGGTGGTTTCGATGTTCTAGCTTGTTTCTTCAAGTAAGTTTAAAGTATAATTCCTTTGAGAAAGGAAAATTCCTTTTGTGGATCAAGCAAGTtttaagaaaggaaaattcCTTGTGTGagtaactttttaaaaagaagggaaaaattttctaaagaatttttttgaaagttaTGTTATGTATAGTGTAATGCCTATAATGACTATATTGTCCAACTAAACAAGCAAAGCTATGAATGATTCACAAGACCCTTTTACAAATAGAGAATAATCGACCTTTGTTTGATTAAAACCAAAGTCCAGTAAGACATGTGAAAACTTGTCAAACAACTGTCTTGAGGTTTGTTTAAGACCATATATTGATTTGTTGTAAAATCCGTGTTTTGGAGTAAATAAGTTGTAAGGAGGGGagttatagaaaaatatttactaggTGTAAATACTACACATTTTGAGGAAGGAGTATGTGTTATGGCTAGGAAATGCAAAGAAGGATAGTACGTGTAATAAAGCTAGGCGACACACTAAGATAAGAtaatgcaaaaagaaaaggcgaCAACAAACACTTAACCTTATCAAGTGACGAGCTAGGCGAGAAGGAGTCAGTTAAGTGTTAAACTTAGATAATTAGTCAGCTAAACACATATTAAGTTTAAGTTAAACATGGATTAAAAGGGTTACTAAACTACCATGTGTAAGACACTAAGTAGAAGCTAGCAAGATAAGACAAATTTAAGAATGATTAATCCAGTTTAGGATTAGTATGAATGATTAATCTAGTTTaggattagtataaatagacCTTGTAAGTTCAAAAGAAGTTCAAAGATTTAAAGCTATGCCAAGAGAATATCTGGCGAGAAAATGAGAACTTAAGTTAAGTTaaacattaagaaaaagataggAGGAAGCTTTTCACTTTGTGAGTGACCCTTCGGATGAGAAGAGGCAAACTTTTCTAAagagtttttctttgaaagtCATGTTATTATGTATAGTGTAATGCGTGTTATAATCTTGTTTAatgatttatatgaaaaacatcACTGTTTGAAAGTATATCTACGAGTTAAAGTAGGCGCTCTTATGTTGCTTGTATGCAAGCAAACCATTAGCTTTATTCCTATTATGAGCTAGTTGTTATGTGAACATAAGAGTCAAGGCAACTATGTGTTGAGTGGTCGAGAAGGTGGCTGGAAGGCAACTATGTGTTGAGTGGTCGAGAAGGTGGCTGGAAGGCAACTATGTGTTGAGTGGTCGAGAAGGTGGCTGGATGCGTTGAGAGGTCTGCATTCAAGATGACCGTCTGAGCAACTGGAATTGAATGAAGGTCTAGAAAGATACTAGTAGTGAAATAAGAATAATCACAGTAGTATATGAATTGAGAAGGTTTAATGTCCATGCAAAAGGAATAAGTAGAGGCTAATGAGGtgtttcttgttttgatcAACGTGTGTTGAGAAGCTGATCTTGTAACATTATACGATTTGTAttcctaaaaatattttcctatACATTGTCACTCATTAAGCCAATATTTTCCTATACATTGTCACTCATTAAGCCATTAAgattatgttttaagtttccCTTCCTCAGGTAAGTGAAGCGAGGAGGCCGCATAGAGAAGGCAaattatgaacttctgttcatGAGGGATTGTCTTTTAATTTGTGTGGCCAGATTGCCGACTCAATATAAGTAGATAATGAACTTCTGTTCATGAGGGAttgtcttttaatttgtttgaccAGATTGCCGACTCAATATAAGTAaagtgttttctttaaatggtgtctttgaaacttaaacaaagggccctaccctctctatggtGTTACAAATACTTGCTGAGGACTAACTAAgagatattaatttaaattagagaaattattttcaaattgataaGATTTCTTAATCTAATGACACAATAGAATAGGATTATTTCATATGATATCATATATTTGATAGTATGGTAATGAGATGAGTAACTCATCTGTTTTATAAGGAGTGTGAGTCCCCttggttttttcaatgtgAGATTCTCAACATCTCAACATGCCCTCTCAAGATGGTGCCTCTTTGGATTCACTAATCTTGATCGaatctcaatttcattttattagaCCGAAGAAAGCCATTTGAGTTTTATAGGTTTTGATACCACATTAAGCAATAAGTAATTAAAACTTGCTCTATTATTCACGAATGAGAACATGctataaataaacacaatgaGTAAAATATTCACAATGGTCACTTAACAAACTTAACTAATTACCAAACTAATAACACATattactattatatatataagtaataGTTTTGTTGCAGTCTATTTAGATAGaatgtaatattttgctataccTATACATATTTTCagtattttttcatttaaagtaattttctttattttattaataatagcaGTGAACCTTGGATTTTCATTAAAAAGGTGCATGTTTGTAATGAtctgaatttaaaaaaaaaaaaactgactATATGGATTTTCACTAAGACCAAAGTTTGTTAAATTagcataaaatttaaattaaacatgcCATGTGTTCTTCTCAAAAGATATATAGTAAAGCTAATTCTACCGCACGTTTTTAGACATAGTTAAAATTAACATACTATTAGTGAACTGTCACGACAAAATGGAGTGGCAAAACACATGAATTAAACTATGAAGAGAGctagttatatatattatctactGTTGCGTTAGTTAAAAGATTTTGGTTTGAATTGAAGGTTTAATGtggaaataattaaatttctaatttatttgtagaatactattttttaaaaaaatattcacgTGGATGAGCTCATAAAATTCAAACGAGGTATTTGGTCCAACAAAATGAATATAAGATCCATTTAAAGATTGATGACCCCAAAGGGCACCATCTTAAAGAAGCATGTTCAGATACGATGTTGAGAATctcacattaaaaaaatttaagagaaTTGACACCCCTTATAAGATAGATAAACACATTTCATTGTCAATTTCTTTTGAGATGAATCCTCATATGAATATAAACGACAAAATAAAGgaatattggttttttttttcttttcatttttataaaatacaaagatatatataacaaacttaAACCCCACCATTAAAAGAGTGTATAAAACTGAAAAGGAAAGTATAAAACGTTTGGATATTCCTACAATTGAGGAAATATTTCATATCATCCTCCCTTAAGTTGGAGCATGCAAATTGAAAATGTCCAACGTGTTTAGTAGAAGCTCAAATTGCTTTTTACACCAAATTCTTGGTAAAAATATCCACCACTGTTTTGGTACACAAGACGGTGAAATAAGACTGTCTTGAGTCAcatatcaaacaaaatcacAATCAACTTCAATGTGTTTGTTGCATTCAGGAAACATGGAATTGTACGCCATATGTAATGCAAACTTACTTTCACAGAAAGAGGGAAAACACATGTGAGAGAATGTCCAAACTTAGAAAAAGACCCTTCAACCAGTTTAATTCACATGTAATGGAAGCcataaaacaatatttggCCTCATCAGAAGAACGAGCTACTATATGGACGATAAGGATCAGGATTTGGGAGACAAGATCTTGTGTCACACGCCAATTGATGATTTTGATCGATGGGAAAAGAAACAGGTTTAGAGCCCAATAATCCAGTTTCTAATATGATATGAGAGCATATTTTCTCTGGCATAAAAAGAGATCTGAAGTGCTTCAAGTAACTTCAATaccaagaaaatatttgagcACATCAAGATCCTTTATATGGAAGCATTTGCttaaatatactttaaaatttgtcacTCCAAACGAATCATtactcaaaattattaaataatcaacATACGTTAAAACATTTAGTTGTATAGTCCCTTTAGTGTAAGTGAATTGTGAGTATTCAGAATAGGACTGGACTGAAGAAAACCATACCCCTTCAAGGATGACTCAAGCTTTGCAAACCAACATCGATGAGCTTGGGATAAACCATATGATGATTTACGAAGACAATAAATCATAGTGGAACCATTAGAACTAAATCTAGGAAGGAGTTTCATATGGAATTTTTCATCTAAATCACGATGAAGAAAAGCATTATGAACAACCATTTGGTGAATTTCTAATTCTTTGAAGCTActataattagaaaagttCGAATTGTCACCATTTTTGCAATGGTAGTAAACATTTCATTATAGTCAATCCCTTCaacttgattattttaaacaataactaaTCTAGCCTTGAATCTCTCAAGGCTTCCAACAGAGTTGTACTTAACCTTATATATCCATTTACTTCCAAGAGCTCTCTTACCGTTAGGTAATTTTTCCATGCTCCAAGTATCGTTGCTTCGAAAGcacaaatttttgtttgcatTGCACTATGCTATTTAACATCGATCTTTCCTGGTCTCTTTGAAGGATCGTGGTTCAACACTTGTAGATACAGCTGCAAGAAAAACTTGGTGTTGTGTTGTAAATTTGGCATAATTAACATAATGTGCTATAGGAAAAGGTTGTTCTTAATCCACAACCCAATTTAACATTGGTATCAACAGTAACCTCATCAACCAATCGTACTTCATTAACATTAGTATCAACAGTAACCTCGCCAACCCCTCAAAGGATATAGAAGGAATTCCACATTAGATGAGCACTACTAGAAACATGAGTTTTAATAACACTACTAATCAAGACATCGTgtctttgaaaattaaaaaaaaaaaaggttgggGTGAAGTAAATTGTGTCATTGAATGTAAAAATAcgaattatttctttatacaattttgtttgtcacaattttatttgtgttgaCAGAATTTTTGTGTCGtcaattaatgaaaaaaattttgtgtcattaaaaaaatttccaaacgaaaaaaccctaaatttcaaaatttttgaatttacCTCCCTCACacaattaaaactaaataaaaagcCCAAATTTTTTCTCAAGTACAAACGCTCTTATCAAATGAATCCTAcgcatattttttttctctctctctaccaAAAACGCAGAAAAAATCGATCGAACGAAGTGGGCTACCATGTCGTTATGAAGATCAACCCTTGCCTTCCAATTTTCTGTCACCTGCCACCGTCGATTCCACACTCTAGCCACTGTAGCTGTTGCTGCCACAATAAGCCTTTGTCGTCAAACCCACTAATCTAGCCACTGTCatcgaataaatttatttaaaaatatgagtttaatgacacttgaaatcaagaaaaaaaagggtgtgagggaataaaatgtgtcgttaaaaataaaattgctaaatttTTCGTGacacaaattgagttttcttgacacaatttttcatttcgtTAATTAACGACATAAATtatgtgtcattaaaaattatcctaataaaaaatcaatgtttttcttcattcGTACactttctgatttttttttatgctttcaTCCCTCTTGCGAACCACGACCTAAAATAGACTCTTACTTCATCCCACGTCGTTGctgtctttctctctcacaGACGCTCTCTGGCGACATTTTCCTCTCTCGCAAACACTTTTCAAGACTTTTCCTCCCTCTCAAAAGCTCTCTACCTGCCGTTTGAAGGAGCTCACTAAATTTACAAGTAACTGAAGCATTTGTGGACCATGAGATTGATcaagtccatttatgagttagtttgattagattaggTGATACATACATGTATTACgattaatttatcttttggaTTATTGTAAAACCATTTTCGACAAtgtaatttacatttttattatcaataaaaaaatctttctaaGCATATATGGATAAGTTGACtcatgtatttaatttatttatatctatcatttatatgtcaaaaaatatgtattgtCGTGACTTAAAAAATAGCAGCGCCAAACAAGTGTTGACATATAAGCTTTTATTAAACAGGAACAATGTCGTAACCATCATGGATTGGCCTAGtggtaaaaagttaaaagaaaattaactaaGAGATCATCAGTTCAATCCATGGTAGCTAAATGACGTTAATTAAAACTCTTTGGCTAGGATAAGTCGGTTATGATGTGTGTGAGAAATCAGCTAAGACATCCCCACTTTCAACATTCTCCATATCATCAAGAGATATTTGAGGATAATTATTGTCCATAGCATGAATAGTTTTCTcttcaacattaaaaaaaaaaaaggaaagacatTTTCATAGAACTTGACATCACGTGAtacaaaaacttttttttcaagatcaaATAAACTCCAGCCCTTTTTGACAAATGGGTATCCCATCACATTTACGAATTCGACTAGTAAACTTGTCACCTTCAGAATgttgattattaattaattatgtgtgAAAGCTAGACATTCGCTAGTTTTTAAGTCACTAAATGAAGGAGCACAACCAAAGATAATCTCATAAGGAGTTTTGTTATAGATAACACTTGACAGAGTTCGTTTATTAGATAGGCAGTGGCCAAAACATATTCACACcccaaaaataaattgacaaTCCTCGCTGAAACCTTAAAGCACGAGCAACATTCATGTTGTTGCGATGTACCAACATAAgaggtttgataaataatttcattattcgaaaaatagttttcatgCAGTTAAACTCTATTCCACTGTCACTACGAGTAAGTTTCACCTTTTGAGAAAACAGTTGATCAATCATAGCAAAAAAGGACATAAACATTCTAaatacttcttttttgttaatcaAAAGATAAACCCATACGGCTCGAGAATAATCATCCACCAAAGTCAAAAGATAACAAGCACCGCATTAAAATGGTTCATCATAAGAACCCAGTAAATTGCAGTGAATTAACTCAAATATTTGAGTGGATTTAgtatgacttaaaagaaaaactactgCACAAATGCTTAGCTCGATGATAAactttacaactttttttcaaatgataatagaattataaagaaaaggaagcaaCTTCACTATCTTTATTTGCCAACCATTTTAGCATACATTTGGGCTCCCATCATGCCctctaaatcaaaatatatattattggtgATAATTCCATTTTCCTCCTTCTGAAAACAAGGTCGGCCACTCCACATCGCAAACTTATCGCAATAATTACGACATTGTCCATTTTGAACTTACATTAACATAGCCTTACTTTTGTTATCACCCGACAGACCTTATAACATTGAAGATAGTTGTGATCATCTCTTACAAGCCCATGTCATTTCCTTGCCTAGCCAGTTTTAAGACAcaatagaataataaataaaattcagcAAGGGTCTAAGGGAAGGATAGAACATTGGTGGCCCAAGATTGTATGGTAAGAGTTGTTTCTGTTTTGGCCATGAAGACAGCTTGATTGTTACCAGTGTTCTTGATTATTGTCAGTGTCCAGATCTTCCAAATTTTCTAATGTGCCAAGCCTCTGATACCAtgaacaaatttataaaaaccaTATATTTGCCATTGATTCAACCATATCAGACTCTAAACACAAATGGACAGGCACataattgtatatatagtttacATAAAATGAGAGTATGGTTTACATCATATCAGAGAAGGaaagtaattaaagaaaatgaatagataTTCTTGATATCATTTTCACAACTGTCACGTGTGGGCGTGGGCAAAAATGCAATTCTTGTTCATGAATGCTGATGAGTTGGTAAGTACCCATGTAGCGTACGTGTGGGGATTAAAAATCCAGTTTTGGCCACGCAATGGAAAATGCTATCGGCAAAAGCAATGTTAGCTTTTTGTCTGAACTTATAAATGTTCGTAGAGCTTGGATGGacca
Coding sequences within:
- the LOC105436146 gene encoding glycine-rich protein 5: MAKLFIALLLALVATHALARPITPGTTFDDQKNFLTYGGLGGYSGIGSNGLPFGGMGGVIGGTGPGGLGGGLGGATGIGGLGGPGGGAAGGLGSGAGGGVGIGGGSGLTNP